From the Brachyspira intermedia PWS/A genome, the window TATCTTCTTTTTTATCATTAAACTCATCAGGAAAATGTCCATGCTCTAAATAGAATTCAAATAGTCTTCTCTCTTCTTCTTCAGAATTTTTCGACATATTAATAAAATCCTAAAAAATATTTATGAATTTAATAATTTTAAAAATTCAGCATTGTCTTTAGTAGAATTCATTTTATCAACAACAGTTTCTATTAATTGATCTTCATCAATACCTTGAGACTGCATATATTTTCTTAATGCCCACATTTTATTTTTCTCTTCCTCAGTAAGAAGTAAATCCTCTCTTCTAGTAGAAGAAGAATCAATATCAATAGCAGGGAAAAGTCTTCTATTAGCAAGTTTTCTATCTAAATGAAGTTCCATATTACCAGTACCTTTGAACTCTTCATAGATATAATCATCCATTTTACTTCCAGTATCAACTAAAGCAGAAGCAATTATAGTAAGAGATCCACCCTCTTCTATATTACGAGCAGCACCGAAGAATCTTTTTGGTTTATGTAAAGCATTTGAATCAACACCGCCTGTTAATACTTTACCGCTTGCAGGAACTACTAAGTTATAAGCTCTTGAAAGTCTTGTGATAGAATCTAATATAATAACAACGTCATGTTTATTTTCAACTAATCTTTTTGCTTTTTCTAATACCATTTCAGAAACTTGACAATGTTTATCAGGAGTTTCATCAAAAGTAGATGCAATAACTTCAGCTTCTGGTACTTGTCTTTTCATATCAGTAACTTCTTCAGGACGTTCATCTATAAGAAGAATGAAAAGTTTGATATCAGGATAATTTTTACATATAGCATTAGCAATTTCCTGAAGCATCATAGTTTTACCAGCTTTAGGAGGTGCTACTATTAATCCTCTTTGACCTTTACCTATAGGAGAAACTAAATTAATAATACGAGTAGAAATTTTATTAGGAGCAAACTCTAAATCTATACGTTCATTAGGAAAAATTGGAGTTAATTTATCGAAATGAGGTCTTTTATAAAGATTATTAGGTTCTTCTCCATTAACAGTTTCTATTCTAAGTAAAGCAAAAAATTTCTCTCCGGCATTATCTTTAGGAGGTCTAACTTCTCCAGTAATTAAATCACCAGTTCTAAGTCCGAAAAGCCTTATTTGAGCAGGAGAAATATATATATCATCAGGTCCAACTAAATAATTACTATTTTTTGAACGCAAGAAACCAAAACCATCTTGTAAAGTTTCCAAAGTACCTTCAGCAACTATTTTTCCTTCTAAAGCAATCTGTGCTTTTAATATAGCATGCATAAGTTCCTGACGTCTTATATTATTATTAGTGTCTTTCTTTATACCATAAGATTCAGCAAATTCCAATAATTCCTCAAAAGTTAAAACACTTAATTTGCTAATATAAAGTATATCATGAGGTCTTTTTATTTCTTTCACTTCATCATTACTTTCTATTTCTTTATCAAATTCATCTTTTTCAAGTACAATTTCTGAATTATTTGTATTTTCTTCATTATTTTCAGCAACAACCTGTTTTACAACTTTCTTTCTAACAACTTTTTTTACCTGAACAGGAGCTGTTTCAATTTCCTCATTTTCATTAGATACTTTAACACGTTTTTTGGTTGGAAAAGGCATAATAATTCCTTCGATAAATAAGAATCATGCTAAGTTATAGCGAATACTCGCTATAACTACACGATATAATATTTATCTTAATTTGCTTATATTAGATTTATAAACTTGATTTAATTTATTTATTTTCAGTTTTAGCAGAACTGCTATCAGATTCGCAAAGCATAATAACACACATGTCAGCAGCATCACCGAATCTCTTATATGATAAAATTTTTCTTACATAACCGCCGTTTTTACCAGCATATCTAGGAGCTATATCTTTGAAAAGTTTAGCAAGTATTGTTTTATCTTTAACATACTTTGCTACAGTTCTTCTATTATGAACATTATCAACTTTAGCTCTATAAATTATTTTATCAGCTAATTGCTTAATAGCTCTACCCTTTTCTTTAGTAGTTTCTATTTTTTCATATTTAAAAAGAGAAGTAAGCATATTAGAAAGCATAGCTTTTTTATGTGCACTTGTTCTATTAAATTTTTTTACTGTAACTCTATGTCTCATTTTACTATCCTTGAAAGTTTATTAACTTTTATATTATTCTCTTATCCTCTCATACCAAGATGAGCATTATACTCAGCTAGCTTTTCTTTAATTTCTTCGATAATCATTTCATTAGCACCGATTAATCTTAATAAATCAGCATCAGTTTTAACTGCAACTTTATCTAAAGTTTTCAAATCAGAAGCCATTAAGAAATTAGCAGTTCTAACAGAGAATTCTACCTCTTCAATATGTTTACCTTTAAGAGAATCAAGCACAGAATCTTTAGGAGTTTCTTCTATTTTTTCATCATCTCCATTAGCCTCTTCAGGATCCATAAAATGCTTTAAATTATCTCTTAAAATCTTAGCAGCTTGGGATAAAGCCTTATCAGGAGCTATATTACCCTTAGTTTCTATCTCAAGAGTAAGTTTACCATAATCTATACGCTGACCTACTCTGATAGGATCAACATTATATTTTACACTTACAATAGGAGAATAAATAGCATCTATAGCTATAGCATTAATATCTTCTAATAATTCAATATTCATTTCAGCAGGCACATAGCTGTATCCACCTTCAATTTGAATATCCATCTCAAAAGTATATCCCTCAGCAATTGTAGCTATATAATAGTCAGGATTATGCACTTGAGCTTCAGTATCATCAGCCACCAAATCTCCAGCAGTGATAACACATGGACCTTCTTTTTTCATATGAATAGTTTTAGTATCCATATGGCTAGGAAGAGAAACCACAACATTTTTAAGATGCATAATCATAACAATTGTGTCCTCTTTCATTCCAGGAACATTTTCAAATTCATTGCTAACACCATCAATTTTGATAGTAGTGATAGCATAACCAGGTATAGAAGATAATAGTACTCTTCTTAAAGCATTACCAACTGTTACCGCATATCCTCTCTCAAAAGGCTGAGCTATAAATTTACCATAAGTAGGAGTTAAATCCTTCTTTTCAAAAGTAACTCTATGAGGATGTCTAATAGATTCTAATATTTCTTTTAATGCCATTCTTAAAATACCCCTTATAAAAGAGTTCCATTACTTAGAATAATACTCAATGATGAGCTGTTCATTAATAGGATACTCTATATGCTCTCTTATAGGTAAAGTTACGATTTCGCCTGTCTTATTAGAAAGATCTAAACTTAACCAAGCAGGAACATACTCACTTTTTAAACCTTCCACTATAGTTTTTACTTCAGCTACTGCATTACCTCTTTCAGTGAAAGCAACTTTATCACCTACTTTAACACAATAAGAAGGAACTGTCATTCTTTTACCATTAACTGATATAAAACCATGAGCTACAAATTGTCTAGCTTGATTTCTGCTTTTAGCAAGTCCAAGTCTGTAAACAACATTATCCAAACGAAGCTCTAATAATCTAAGTAAGTTTTCACCGGATACACCAGCTACACGAATAGCCTCATGATAATAATTTCTAAATTGTTTTTCTAAAACGCCGTAAATACGTTTAACTTTCTGTTTTTCTCTCATCTGAATACCATATTCTGATAACTGTTTCATTTTTCTGTTAGCAGGACCAGGTACATCTCTCTTTTTTGTTATAGCACATTTAGCAGTAAGACATCTATCGCCTTTCAACATAAGTTTCATTTTTTCGCGGCGACATAATCTGCAACTAGCATCTCTATATCTTGCCATAATTATTTATCTCCTATTATCAATACAATTCTTAATTAACTATTATATTCTTCTTCTTTTTCTAGGACGGCAGCCATTATGAGGCATTGGAGTAACGTCCTTAATAAGTTTAACTTTAAGACCTGAAGCTTCAACAGCTCTGATAGAGCTTTCTCTACCCATTCCAGGACCTTTAACATAAACTTCTACTTCTCTTACACCCATTTCATAAGCTTTTTTAGATGCTTTTTCACTAGCAACTTGTGCTGCGAAAGGCGTAGATTTCTTACTACTTTTGTAATCTCCATCTAAACCTGCACTAGCCCATGATAAAGTGTCACCATTTCTATCAGTTATAGTAACTATTGTATTATTAAAGCTAGCCTTTATATGTACTATACCAAAAGCTTCAACTTTTCTATCTTTTTTAATTTTTTTATCTTTTAGAGTTTTTTTACCTTTTTGAGTAGCCACTATTCTCCCCCATTAATTATTTTTTACCTGGTGCTTTTTTCTTACCAGCAATAGCTTTTCTTGCACCGCCGCCTCTAGCATTACGAGAGTTTGTACGAGTGCGTTGACCATGTACAGGAAGCCTCTTAATATGACGCATTCCGCGGTATGAGTGAATGTCTTTCAAACGTTTTATATTATTATAAAGCTCTGTACGTAAATCACCTTCTACTTTAGTAGTGGCTTCTATAGCATCTCTTAAAGCAGTAATTTGTGCATCTGTTAAATCTTTAGCTTTAATAGAGTAGTCTATATTAGCTTTATCACAAATAACATGAGCAAGAGTACGTCCTATACCATATATATCAGTAAGGGCTATTTCTATTCTTTTATTATTTCTTATTTCAACACCCATTAAGCGTGCCATATTAATTATCTCCTTAAATTAATTACTTCTGTTTTTGTTTATGTCTTGGGTTTTTCTTACATATAACTCTAACGACGCCTTTTCTCTTCACTATTTGGCAGTCATTACAACGTTTTTTTATAGAACTTTTTACTTTCATTGTAACTAATCTCCATTTAATTTATTACTTATAACGATAAATTATTCTACCCTTTGTCAAATCATAGGGAGACATTTCTATAGTTACTTTATCCCCAGGAAGTATGCGAATAAAATTCATACGCATTTTGCCTGATATATGAGCCAATATCCTATGACCATTTTCTAACTCTACTCTAAAAGTAGCATTTGGAAGAGGCTCTACTACAGTACCTTCTACTTCTATAGTTTCTCTTTCAGCCATATTATTACCTTCTCACCTTAGATTTCTTTAATATGCCGTCGTAGTTATGCATTTGTAAATAGGACTCTATTTGTTTTAATAACTCAACAGCAACACTTACACTAATCATTACAGATGTTCCACCCATCAAATAAACAAGCGAATTATTTGTACCTCTAAAAGGAGCAAATATAGGAATCTTAGACATTAAATCCGGAAATACTGCTATTGCAGCCAAGAATATTGAACCGCCTATAGTTATTCTGCTTAATACTGTCTTTAAATATTCTGCAGTTTGAGTACCTGGTCTGTAACCTGGTATAAAACCACCGGACTTTTTAAGATTCTCAGCTATATCATCAGGATTAAACTGTACTGATGTATAAACATAGGCAAACATTATAACTAATAAACAATAAAGAATTATGTATGCCCAACTTCCATAAGAGAAGAATCTAAGCAATGCATCAAGCCATCTCCATTGAACTCCTCTAGTTAAGCTAGCTATTTGAGCAGGAATTGCCATTAAAGCTGAAGCAAATATTATAGGAATTACACCGGATGGGTTGATTTTGAAAGGTATATGAGTTGATTGAGCTCCGAATACTTTTCTGCCTACAACTCTTTTAGCATACTGAACAGGAATTCTTCTTTGTCCGCTTTCTTCATAAACTACGCAGAATATTACTATTGCGAAAATTATAAAGAAAAGAACTATAACTAAAGAATTCAAATATTCACTTTCTCTTTTCTGTATAACATCATATACACCAGCAGGAATACGAGCAACAATACCGGCAAAGATTATAACAGATATACCGTTACCAAGGCCGCGTTCTGTGATCTGGTCACCTAGCCACATCAAGAACATGGTACCAGCTGTAGCTGTTACAACAACTAGAAGTATGAAACCTATACCAGGATTCATAAATATCATAGCACCTTCATTTATACTCTGAATCCAGCTAGCCATAGCTGCAGATTGTACTATACAAAGAACAAGAGTTAGATATCTAACATACTGATTTATCTTTTTACGACCACTCTCACCTTCTTTTTGCATTCTTTCCAAAGCAGGAATAACTACACCAAGAAGCTGCATTATAATTGAAGCAGAAATATAAGGCATAATACCTAATGCTAATATAGAAAATCTAAATAAAGCACCACCTGAAAATAAATCCATTATAGTTAAAAGTCCTCCTCCGCCTTGAGATGAGGACAAGAAACCTAACAATGCTGTAGGATCTATACCAGGTGTAGGAATATGACTACCTATTCTATAAACTAATATAGCAATAACAGTAAATAAGATTCTGCTTCTTAATTCTTGTACCCTAAATATATTAGCAAACGACTTAAACATTATAATTTACCTTAAGACTTTTTATCTTCTTTCTTTCTAATATATTTTTTGCGTTCATGTATTACAACTTTACCGCCGGATTTCTCTATTTTTTCTATAGCTTTTTTACTAGCCATATCAACTGTTATAGTAACAGCATTTTTTACTTCACCCATAGAAAGAAGTTTAATATAATCTCTCTTAGATGATAAGAAACCCATTTGAAGTAAAGTTTCTCTTGTGATTTCATTACCGCCTATAGAATCTAAATCACCAACATTTATAATATTTACACATTTTTTGAAAGCTGCATTAGTGAATCCGCTTTTTGGAATTCTTCTATGCAAAGGCATTTGTCCGCCTTCAAAACCAGCTCTTCTGCTGTAACCGGCACGAGACTGAGCACCTTTATCACCTCTGCCTGCAGTACAGCCCCAACCAGAACCTTGTCCGCGTCCTACTCTATGACGTTTTTTACTAGATCCCTTAGGAGCTCTTAATATTTTTGTATTTTCTTGTGCCATTTTTAAGAACCTCACTTATACTCTACTTTAAGAAGATGTGATATTTTATTTATCATTCCATTTATTTGAGGAGTTGCTTCTTTTTCTACAACTCTTTTGCCCTTTTTGAAACCCAAAGCTACAACTGTATCTCTTTGAGATTTCTCATAGCCTATAGGAGATTTTACTAATGTTATTACAACTTTAGCCATTATTCTGCCCTCCCATAAATTTGATCTATACTTACACCTCTTTTGTTAGCCATATATTCTACTGTTTTCAAAGATTTTAAACCTTCAAAAGTAGCTTTAGCTAGGTTCATAGAGTTGTTATTTCCTAAAGACTTAGAAAGAATGTTTTTAACTCCTGCTAATTCTAATACTGCACGAGCAGGACCTCCAGAAATAACTCCTGTACCTTTAGAAGCTGGTTTCATAACTATTCTGCTACTTCTAAATACACCAACTGTATTATGAGGTATAGTTTCACCTTTTAAGTTAACTTCTATCATGTTTTTCTTAGCTTGCTCTATAGCTTTTCTTATAGCATCTGGTACTTCGTTTGCTTTACCGTAACCTAAACCAACATGACCATTTTTATCGCCTAAAACCATCAAAGCGGCAAATCTAAAACGTCTTCCGCCTTTCATAACTTTAGCTACTCTGTTTAAAGTTATTAGACGCTCTTCATACATACTTTTTTCTTCGTTGTTATTTATATCGTGTGCCAAGGTAATACTCCTTAAAATTTCAATCCTGCTTCACGAGCACCGTCAGCTAGGGATTTTATTTTTCCATGATATATATATCCGTTTCTGTCAAATACAACTTCACTTATATTTTTCTCTTTTGCTCTAGTAGCTAAAACTTTACCTATTTCTTTAGCTATATCCACATTCTTACCGCTTTTTAAATCTTTTTCTTGAGAAGATGCTGATGCTAAAGTTATACCTTTGCTATCATCTATTATTTGAGCAGATACATATTTAAGACTTTTATGAACTGTAAGTCTTGGACGCTCTGAGCTTCCTTCTATTCTTATACGTATACTTCTTTTTCTTCTTTCGCGTTGAGCTTTAATCTTTTCTCTTAAACTCATAAAAAACCCCTTACTTAGCAGCTTTTTTACTTTCTTTATATTTTACATGCTCGCCGTCAAATCTAACACCTTTACCTTTATAAGGCTCAACAGGTCTTTTCTTTTTGATATTCATAGCAAGCTCGCCTACTTGTTCTTTATCATTGCCTTCGATAGTGATTTTAGTATCTTTTTCAACTGTTACTTTAATACCTTCTGGTATTTTCATTTTTACATCACTAGAAAAACCTAATTGCAATGTTATAGTATCTCCTTGAACATTAGAACGATAACCTGTACCTTCTAATTGAAGAACTTTTTTATATCCGTTAGTAACGCCTTCTATCATATTAGAAATAAGCTTCCACACCAAACCTAATTGTGCAGAGTACTTAGCTTTATTTTCTTTAATAGCTTTCTCGTCAGTACTTTCAATCTTAGGAGGTTTAACCCAAAGAGAATTATTTTCGAGTTCAAATATTATATAATCAAAAAACTCTCTTGTCAACTCCCCTCTTTTACCTTTTACGATTACTTTATGTCCGTCTATCTTAACTTCAACGCCTTGAGGTATCGCTATAGGTTTATTTGCTAATCTACTCATTATTAATACCCTCTTAATAATTTATTACCAAACGTAGCATAAAACTTCGCCGCCAACTTTTTCTTTTCTAGCCTCTTTATCTGTCATTACACCTTTACTTGTAGATATTACAGATATACCGAAACCGTTTTTTACTTGAGGTATAGTATCTACTGATGTATAAACTCTTAAACCTGGAGTTGATACTCTTTGAATTCCTTCTATTACTGAACTTCCCTCATAATATTTCAAATCTATTTCTATGCGGAAGAAATTTTTATCTTTTACTTCTACTTTTTTGAAGTCATTAATATAACCTTCTTTCTTTAAAATTGCAAGTATATTTTCCATTTTTGTAGAAAAAGGTATAGTAACAGACTCTTTTTTTGCTCTACAACCATTTCTTATTATAGTTAAAGCATCTGCTATTGGATCATGTACACTCATTCATATTCTCCTTAAATTACCAACTAGACTTAGTTACGCCCGGTATCAAACCTTTATTTGCTAAATCTCTAAAACATATTCTGCACATCTTGTACTGTCTTATATAAGCACGAGGTCTGCCGCATATTGGGCAACGATTATACTGTCTTGTTTTATATTTTTGTTTTTTTGTAGCTTTAACTTTAAGTGCCAATCTAGCCATTATTTATTCTCCTGACTTTTAGGTGCTGCACGGAATGGCAAACCAACTCTTTCTAATAAAGTGCGTGCCATATCGTCATTATCTGCAGTAGTTACTATTGTTATATTTAAGCCTTTTACGGCATCTGTTTTATCAAAACTTATTTCTGGGAATATAGTATGTTCTTTTATTCCTAAGTTGTAATTACCATTACCATCGAAACCTCTTCTAGGAATACCTTGGAAGTCTCTTACTCTTGGTAATGCTATGAATATTAATCTCTCTAAGAAGTCATACATTCTTTCGCCTCTTAAAGTTACTCTGCAGCCTATAGGCATACCTTGTCTTAATTTGAAGTTAGCTATAGACTTTTTAGCTCTTGTTACAACAGCTCTCTGTCCTGCTATTTGGCTTAGTTCTTCTACAGCAGAATCAACATATTTTTTGTCTGTTACAGCCTGAGTTACTCCCATATTGATTATGATTTTTTCTATTTTAGGGATAGCCATAGTAGAGCTTAAATTCATATCTTTTAGAAGAGACTGTTTAATCTCGTTTTCATACCTATCTTTCAATACTGACATAATTTATTTTCTCCTACTTACTTATCAAGAACTTCGCCTGATTTTTTGGCATATCTTTTTAGTTTACCGTCTACTTCTTTTCTTCCAACTCTAGTAGCTTTTCCTGCTTTGTTTACTACCATTACATTGGATATATGTATTGAAGCTTCTTTCTCAACTATTCCGCCTTTTTGATTCTCTTGGCTTTTAGGCATAGTTTTTTTAACCATATTGATGTTTTTTACTAAAACTCTGCCTCTTGTTCTATCTACAGACAATACCTCTCCGCGTTCTCCGCTTTGCTCTCCAGCTATTACCTCAACAGTATCGCCTTTTTTTACTTTGTATTTTGTCTTACTTAAATCTTGTTTCTTTATCATAATTATATTACCTCTGGTGCAAGTGATACTATCTTCATAAAGCCTCTGTCTCTAAGTTCACGAGCTACAGGTCCGAATATACGTTTACCGCGTGGCTCTCTTTTATCATCTACTATAACAGCAGCATTCTCGTCGAAACGAATATATGAACCGTCAGGACGTCTAACTTCTTTTTTTACTCTTACTATTACAGCTTTTACTACTTTACCTTTTTCTATAGAGCAAGTAGGTATTATATCTGTTACAGAACAGATAATTACATCACCTAAAGTAGCATATCTGCGTCTGCTTCCGCCTAATACCTTAATACATTTTAACTTTTTAACGCCTGTATTATCAGCTACATTAAGAGTGCTTGGTACTTGTATCATAGTTCTTACTCTCCTTCAACCTGTGAAGAAACTGCTGCTTCTGGAGCATGTTTTTCACGTTTTAAAACATTCTCTACATCGCTGTCTATAGAATCTTTTTCTATACGCTCTGCTTTTTTGATTATTTTTGTTAATCTGAATTTTTTATCTTTACTAAGAGGTCTGCACTCTATCACTCTTACTAAATCACCTTCATGACATTCATTTTTTTCATCATGAGCTTTATATCTTTTATTTTTACTAATAGTTTTACCATAAAGCGGGTGTTTCTGCTTGCTTTCTACTTTAACAACTATAGTTTTATCCATTTTATCAGAAACTACAATTCCCTCAAGTACTCTTTTATATTTTTTTGCTTTGCTTTCCACACTAATACCTCACTATTTTTTTATGCCAAGTTCATGCTGACGAATAAATGTCTTAACTCTAGCTATATCTTTACGAGCTTTCTTTAATTGATGAGTTTGTCTAGCATCACCAACTACTTTTTCAAATCTATGCTCTTGATATTCTTTTTCTAATTTTAGAAGTTCACCTTTAAGCTCTTCTAAACCTAATGACTTATAATCTTTAGTGTTCTTAGCCATTATATAGCCTCCCTCTTAATGAACTTAGTTTTGATAGGGAGCTTGAAACCAGCTAGTCTGAAAGCTGATTGAGCTAATTCTTCTGGAACACCTGCTATTTCAAATATTACTTTTCCAGGCTTAACTACAGCTACCCAATATTCAACGTTACCTTTACCTTTACCCATTCTAGTTTCAGCAGGTTTTTTAGTATAAGGCTTATCAGGAAATACTTTTATCCACATTTTACCTACACGCTTAACATGTCTTGATATAGCAATACGTGCAGCCTCAATTTGTCTATCTGTAAGCCATACAGGCTCTAATGCCATAAGACCATAATCTCCGAAAGTCAAATTACTTCCTCTCTTAGATTTGCCTTTCATTCTGCCTCTATGATGTTTACGATATTTCATTCTTGATGGTTGTAACATTATCTATCTCCTTTGGCACTGATAACTTTACCTGCATCATCTTGTTTATGTTCTTTCTTATCAAGAATTTCACCCTTATAGATCCACACTTTTATTCCGATAATACCGAATGTAGTAAGTGCTTCTGCAGTGCCATAATCTATATTAGCTCTCAATGTATGTAATGGTACTGAACCATTTTTGTATTGTTCTGTTCTAGCAATATCAGCACCTGCTAAACGACCAGAACACATAACTTTTATACCTTTAGCACCTTTCTTCATAGCCTGAGTTATAACACTTTTCATAGCTCTTCTGAAAGCAACACGCATTTCTAATTGACGAGCTACGCTTTGTGCTGCTAAATTAGCATCTAACTCTGCATCTCTTATTTCTGTAATAGAGAAATGAACTGGTTTTTTAACCATTTTCTGAACAGTTGTTTTTACAGTTTCAACTCTCTGTCCTTTAGGACCTATTACAACTCCTGCTCTTGCAGTAGAGATGAAAATATTGATTCTATCTGGGAAACGTACTATTTGTATATCAGATATAGCAGGGTCAAAAGACTCTTTTTTTCCGCCGATTTTCTTTTGTTCTTCTTTTAATGTTTTATAATAATAATTCATTATATAACGTCTGATAGATAAATCTTCATGCAAACTGTCTGCATAAGTTCTGCTATCTTCAAACCATTTACTAGACCAAGTTTTGTTAATTCCGAGTCTTAAGCCTATTGGACTAACCTTTTGACCCATAGTTTATACCTCCGCTGCTTTAGGTGCTTCTTCTGTTTTAGCACTCTTAGCTTTTAATTTTTTCTTTTCAGGTTTTTTATCATCACTTAAAATTATAGTAATATGTGAAAGTCTTTTTAATATTGGATCAGCACTACCTCTGCTTGCTGCACGTATTCTTTTAAGAGTAGGTGCTTTATCAACATAAGCAGTTTTTACCCATAATGTATCTGGATTGATATTTCTTGATTGGAATATAGCATTAGCTATTCCGCTCTTAATAGCCTTTCTTAGAACTACTGATGACATCTGAGGCATTGTTGCTAGATTAGATATAGCATGGTTAACATACTCACCTT encodes:
- the rpsH gene encoding 30S ribosomal protein S8 → MSVHDPIADALTIIRNGCRAKKESVTIPFSTKMENILAILKKEGYINDFKKVEVKDKNFFRIEIDLKYYEGSSVIEGIQRVSTPGLRVYTSVDTIPQVKNGFGISVISTSKGVMTDKEARKEKVGGEVLCYVW
- the rpmC gene encoding 50S ribosomal protein L29, with the translated sequence MAKNTKDYKSLGLEELKGELLKLEKEYQEHRFEKVVGDARQTHQLKKARKDIARVKTFIRQHELGIKK
- the rplE gene encoding 50S ribosomal protein L5, coding for MSVLKDRYENEIKQSLLKDMNLSSTMAIPKIEKIIINMGVTQAVTDKKYVDSAVEELSQIAGQRAVVTRAKKSIANFKLRQGMPIGCRVTLRGERMYDFLERLIFIALPRVRDFQGIPRRGFDGNGNYNLGIKEHTIFPEISFDKTDAVKGLNITIVTTADNDDMARTLLERVGLPFRAAPKSQENK
- the rpsQ gene encoding 30S ribosomal protein S17, whose protein sequence is MESKAKKYKRVLEGIVVSDKMDKTIVVKVESKQKHPLYGKTISKNKRYKAHDEKNECHEGDLVRVIECRPLSKDKKFRLTKIIKKAERIEKDSIDSDVENVLKREKHAPEAAVSSQVEGE
- the rplP gene encoding 50S ribosomal protein L16, translating into MLQPSRMKYRKHHRGRMKGKSKRGSNLTFGDYGLMALEPVWLTDRQIEAARIAISRHVKRVGKMWIKVFPDKPYTKKPAETRMGKGKGNVEYWVAVVKPGKVIFEIAGVPEELAQSAFRLAGFKLPIKTKFIKREAI
- a CDS encoding type Z 30S ribosomal protein S14; this encodes MARLALKVKATKKQKYKTRQYNRCPICGRPRAYIRQYKMCRICFRDLANKGLIPGVTKSSW
- the rpsC gene encoding 30S ribosomal protein S3 translates to MGQKVSPIGLRLGINKTWSSKWFEDSRTYADSLHEDLSIRRYIMNYYYKTLKEEQKKIGGKKESFDPAISDIQIVRFPDRINIFISTARAGVVIGPKGQRVETVKTTVQKMVKKPVHFSITEIRDAELDANLAAQSVARQLEMRVAFRRAMKSVITQAMKKGAKGIKVMCSGRLAGADIARTEQYKNGSVPLHTLRANIDYGTAEALTTFGIIGIKVWIYKGEILDKKEHKQDDAGKVISAKGDR
- the rplN gene encoding 50S ribosomal protein L14, with the protein product MIQVPSTLNVADNTGVKKLKCIKVLGGSRRRYATLGDVIICSVTDIIPTCSIEKGKVVKAVIVRVKKEVRRPDGSYIRFDENAAVIVDDKREPRGKRIFGPVARELRDRGFMKIVSLAPEVI
- the rplV gene encoding 50S ribosomal protein L22; this encodes MDYKVKVRYLRIGRRKVARLLPFVKGEYVNHAISNLATMPQMSSVVLRKAIKSGIANAIFQSRNINPDTLWVKTAYVDKAPTLKRIRAASRGSADPILKRLSHITIILSDDKKPEKKKLKAKSAKTEEAPKAAEV
- the rplX gene encoding 50S ribosomal protein L24; protein product: MIKKQDLSKTKYKVKKGDTVEVIAGEQSGERGEVLSVDRTRGRVLVKNINMVKKTMPKSQENQKGGIVEKEASIHISNVMVVNKAGKATRVGRKEVDGKLKRYAKKSGEVLDK
- the rplF gene encoding 50S ribosomal protein L6, with product MSRLANKPIAIPQGVEVKIDGHKVIVKGKRGELTREFFDYIIFELENNSLWVKPPKIESTDEKAIKENKAKYSAQLGLVWKLISNMIEGVTNGYKKVLQLEGTGYRSNVQGDTITLQLGFSSDVKMKIPEGIKVTVEKDTKITIEGNDKEQVGELAMNIKKKRPVEPYKGKGVRFDGEHVKYKESKKAAK